The following nucleotide sequence is from Glycine max cultivar Williams 82 chromosome 9, Glycine_max_v4.0, whole genome shotgun sequence.
tgttcaaagagggaaagctttgcataccccaaggatccattaggaaattacttgtgaaagagaacCATGAGgatgggctcatgggccactttgggatagacaagacccttgtcttacttaaagaaaagttttattggccccatatgaagaaagatgtccataagcattgcactaggtgtgtagcttgtttacaagccaagtctagggtgatgcctcatggacTATACTCACCCTTACTCATCCCCTctacaccttgggtagacattagtatggactttgtccttgggcttcctagaactcaaagaggtgtagactctatctttgtggtggtggataggtttaacAGAttgcacactttataccatgccacaaggtggatgatgctacccacatctcaaaactctttttcagggaagttgtgagactccatggtttgcctaggaccattgtgtcagatagaaatgctaagttccttagccacttttggaaaaccttatgggctaagctaggaactaaacttcttttctctatcacttgtcatccacaaactgatgggcaaaaagaggtagtgaataggtctttatccacccttttaagggctcttctgaaaggcaaccataagtcttgggatgagtatcttcctcatgtagaatttgcctacaacaagGGGGTTCATAAAACaaccaagcagtccccttttgaggttgtctatgggttcaatcccctaacaccgttagacctcattcccctcccactggacagttcttttatacataaagaaggggaatctaggtcagagtttgtaaagaagttgcatgagagggttaagaaccaaatagagaaccaaacaaaggtgtattcaactaaaggcaataaaggaagaaaaaagctagttcttaatgacagtgactgggtttggctccatcttaggaaggataaattccctactaaaaggaaattcgagcttagccctagaggggatggacctttttaggttttggagaggatcaatagcaatgcctataggttggacctcccagaagagtatgaagtcagcaccacttttaacatttctgatttaattccttttgcaggtggagctgatattgaggaggaggaattaacagatttgaggtcaaatcctcttcaaggggaaggggatgatgcaatcctccctaggaaaggaccagtcactagagccatgagcaagaggctccaagaggattgggctagagctgttgaagaaggccctaaggttctcatgaaccttagggtagatttctgagcccatgggtcaaggttgagtccaattatctttgtacatattagactaggatgtcattatatttgatccttgtatttagggctccataatgtaggtaaggtaccctagaaatataggatttttcagcccttgtattttagggcacctagactaatttttgtattaggggtgattttgtaatttcacatgcactaagtgaatatttgatgtgtgtgttgggaagtaaaatttaattgaattggtagaagccaaatccaattaaattttagagggggaggtgagcatttgcttactacaccccagtgccacatcatatagtcacactttgtgcatgtccttcatgttttacatgtctcatgactcctaagcacacttagtggagaatcttgaaattgATCTTAGATTAGTAGGATGaaacataactaaaattcactaatcataattagtaaaattttgactccaaagtttgactccacaaattcaatttcaaattcaagtgaaatttgaattgaaattcaaattttcctccaattttgtgtgagacttaggctataaatagaggtcatgtgtgtgcattttttcaactttgatcatttgaaaattaaactttagatttcagagctcttttagagcaaaaaatttcgtgctcttctcttcctctcccttcattcatctccttcttcctcaagCTTTTATTCATGGTCTCTTATGGTGGTGagtttcttctagactcatcttctccttgaagtggcgtctcctctctctcttccttctccatttcgctgtcattcatcttccaagaaataaaggaatccattgatgaagaaaatcctaggcctacaagctccaatggagcttacatcaagttATATTCTCCACCAAAGGTAATTCTATTCCAATCGGGTAGAATCACTATTGAAAATAAAACCCttctttcaaatatttagtataaTTGCATATCTaggactaaaaaattatttgtttagtataatatatatagtgtAATTATGTTTcaacattatttaaattgttcATAATGATTTTCACCCATAAGTATAATGTTCCAATAACTAATTTTGTTCCCACATTAGTTATTTTGGGGATttcaataatttcattttttctcgttaaaaaataaaatttcattttttcatggtatctgcaataaaataaaatatcttaataaatttagaaaaataatttatcaattaagTTTAGTATGAGTTGTGTTCATTTAAGATTACAGTAATTTGGGAAAGAATTATATTGATTatactaaaaatagaaaaataataaagaatataatCTAACAATATAAAGTAACCAAAttgtcattattttatttaaatcataaattattattattattattattattaacatacTTCCTGCATGGACTAAAAGTTAAATGTGTGACCTATTTAACAAAATGTAACTgaaattgaaagttaaaaataaattgaaaagatgTAACTAAAATTGAAAGTCTATAATTCTTAGAGATAAAAATGTTCATTAAAAAAGTgaacacaaaaaattattacctttataataattataaattattattattactgtgGACTTGGTGTTATGGTACTCACCCATTTAATTTATGGGTAATTATTATGGGTAATTATTGATATTCAAACTCATATCCATTGTGTGAGTAATGATCTATTAATCATTTTTGTAGGTACACGTTAGATATATTAACTAGTGTCATATCTACATGGAATGAATCAGCGTCATGTAATAAATTTCATCATTATCAAACCAAATATCACAATATCTTAACTTTGATCACTAATTCACTTTGGTAGATAAACATTCTTTTAATATAgtttctagtattttttttttgagatacTAGATGaatgaattttcaaaatattaacttttagccttttatatttattctctttttctctttaaaatatttattaaataagtgatTCTTCCACTCATAAGGTAGGTTTttcttatgtgtgtgtgtaggtttttcttataataatgtgtgtgtgcgtgtgtgtgtatatttttgatctctaataaatacttgattttttcatttgtttcctaataaaatttagttttgcaTTGAttctcttataaaataaaaatcttaattttgatgcttcatattttattttaatttataataaattaacaaattttgtatttattcctcactaaattaacatattttatgagagaacaaacataaaatttattcatttgttggactaaaaaaatatcatagataaaaataaaatcattttttaattagaaatttaagataaaacaaaaatttatgaggaagaaaatataaaaattaagtatttattaatgataaaaaacatatttaagttgaTTATAATTTagctttaaataaataacaatttggGTTAATTTGAAGgcacaaaaaaaaaggttagaACGCGGTGAAGTTTCCTAATCCGCGTACCCAGAAGGAAGGAAGTTATTATTATACAGACAAGAGTTTAATTTGAAGGCCAAATCAAAATATTGAAAAGCCGCGAGGGAGGTTTCGTTTCGTTTCGTTCAGTTCACACATTCTATTCTCTATCGATTCCTCTTCCCTTTTTCTCAATCCACTACACCACAGGTATGCTATTCTTATTCCTCGATGTTCTCAATTTCTTGCACGTTTCCGCTtgatttctttcaattttattatcattattatttcttGGTGGGTTTCTGGGTGAAGTATATATGGTTTGAGAACTTGTATATCGAGTTTTTGATGTGTTTGAAtatacaaagattaaaattttcagGGCAGGGCATAAATTTTGTTACAAATTCTATGTTTTGTGGGTTTCAGATTAGAATTGTCTTGGATTACATGGCACTGAGATGTTAAAAATGTTGCTaatgtgtgagtgtgtgtgtgtgactttGCAGTTATGAGGAGCCAACTTGTGTGTAATGGGTGTAGGAGCATCTTGGTTTACCCTAGAGGAGCAACCAATGTTTGCTGTGCGTTGTGCAACACCATTACCTCTGTTCCTCCTCCTGGTATTCCTTTCACGGTTTCTTTATTATCAAGATTTGAGAAACTTTCGTGCTCCTTGATGCTTAGTATGTTGGATTAGTTTCACAGTTCACACTTGGGGATTGAGTGGTGTAAGTGTAAGCCATCTTAGGTGTGGAATAGTGGGCGGTTACCATTGCTTTATTTTATATCTCTCATGCATGAATACTTAAATATTGGGGGTATGGCATCCATCTTATCAGAACTTGGCTGCattttttcttaactttgtcTACGATTATGCATTTTTAATGAATTCTTCAAGAGATTGAAGATCAATGATGatgaaaaatcaatataaatgtTAGCTATATGCTTTTATTaagataaagaataaaaaaattgcactcGTGTGTGTAGCTATTAATAACATAGGCATATTATTTGAAAGATACTGTGTGTGTGGTGAGAGCGAGATAAACTGAAAAGAAATTATGCATTTAGCTTGATTAAATATTCATTCACACGTATTGTACTTTAACTGAATGGTTACATCTGGGGGAACCTTTAATTTCATGATGCCCATGCAGGAATGGACATGTCACAACTCTATTGTGGAGGCTGTACGACATTGCTAATGTACACACGTGGTGCTACAAGTGTGAGATGTTCCTGCTGTCACACTATTAACCTTGTACCAGGTACAATATATTTCTCTGTTGCCAGATTTGTGAAGCTTATTAGctcaatatttattttgctGTACTAAATGCTGATTTGCTAGACAAACTATTTACATTTATAAACTGTAACTACAGTGATGTTTTGGTGGTTTTCTTGATCATTGAATATGCTTAATACATTGATGGTGATTCCAAATCCTGGTAATGGATTCAGCAGGGGAGCAGCGAGGGAATCCTTTTCTCCTTTCCTCATTACCTTAGCTGTTGGAATAGGCCATATGTTGATGTATTTGTGATGAACTCAAGAATGCAAACCAACTGTTTGTACATCAATCATACTTGAAAAAGTATTTGTTGACTACTGTAAATTTATCAACTCTACTAAAAGATTAGGCTGTTTTGGTGAAGGATCATGAATGGCTTTTATATCtttaagcatctcttcatgcaACAACCCTTTGGGCTTAAAGTTTGGGCAATGTACAAGTCCACTCTCTAGTCTCTACCTTGTGCTGAAATtcagtttatttatttagaagaaCGCGAGCAACAACAATTGAACCCATGATTACTTTTTCATAAAGAGTCTGATACATGTCAAATACCAATTCTTCCAAAAGCCTAAGGAGTTTACTAAAAGCTCATGAatggtttttaactttttatatctCTATCCAGTACAAATTGTATGCACAAAAAATATCCATCAAACCATATCTAGGTAGTAGGAAAATGAACAAACTTAAATTCAAACCATGTGGTTCTCCACAGCTTTCTTTTTGATTTGTAACTATGTAAGTTTATAAATTTCTTCTGATTATTCCCAACTTTCTACtcaattctttttaataaatttcataagaCATTAGTGAAATGCCACAACCACATATgttattaaacaaataattatcaTCAACTGTCTTAGGGAACACCTAATGCCGGATTTAAACCCTTGCAAGTCTCAATTTCCTTAGCTAAGCCAACTTTTCCCATGCCCTTATTGTTGGGTTACAAGTGcgaggtgaagtcccacatcgagCAAAAGTGGAAAAGTTGAGCattatataagtgaggagaataCCCATAAACTCGAGTATTAAGGTTTTGAgttaaagtgtggtgtcaaGTTCCCTTATGTGGTGGCTCGTGGTCCATTGGTGTAAATCTCCCCGACGTTTACTCCCCTCGAATTTTCCCAACAACTGGTATTAGAGCCGATGGTTCGACTTGGTGACCGGTTTAGACGAATAAGATGGCGGCGATAGATCGTAGCCTTGGAGATCCCTTGTATTGAAAGTCTTCCTGGTGGTGGGTCCAGGCAGCGTGTCCCGTAGATGGAGCGGCGGTGCAAGTACTGCAGGTAGCTAGAGCATGTGGGCTCTAATGGCTATACTCGTGGACTCACACTTGAGGGAGAGATtgttgggttacaagtgtgaggtgaagtctcacatcgggcaaaagtgaaaaagttgagcaccatataagtgaggagaagactaATAAACCAGAGTCTcaaggttttgggttaaagtgtGGTGTTAAGTTTTCTTATGTGGTGGCTCGTGGTCCATTGGTGTAAATCTTCCCGGCGTTTACTCCCCTCAAATTTTTCCAACAACTTATCACTTCTTGGAACCTAACAGTAGTAATTCTGGTCAAACTTACATTGTTCCCAACTTTAGAACCTTCTTATATATTCTCCTTTTGGCAACTTGTTATGCTAGTACTGATTCCTTAGTACTAGGAAAATGCTCAGCTGACAAGGAAAAATTAGTTTGTGCTACCTTTGATATAGAGCTGATGCTATCAGCTATAAAGTGTATAAATTGAGGTCAACAGTACTACCATGTATATTAACGTTCTTCTTAGAGTAATATTTCttccaaattaaattaatgatccAAATTAGCTTAATGCACGGAATTGCTTGCTGCCTGGAgaccatgaaaataaaagaagtctATCAACAGTTCTAATATTGGTCAAGAACCAACTACCCTGTATGCATAGTAGTTAGTCCCAAATAGTGGTGTGGAGTGGCTGCTCCCCAAAAACGCTAAAGCAGGATAGCAGATAGCAGAGTTATTTGGAATCCTAAATAGATTTATTCTACACATGTATACATgttgaaaaaagagaaaaaagtacCTGAGATTAAAAACATCTGTCTCCTCTTTGAGTGCATTTGGGATCGAGCAGTTCAGCTAGCTGGCTAGCTTCTTTGTGGTGTTCTGCTAGGAGTTGTCTTTTTCAGATCTTCAGACAGATTGACATGTTGTGTCACATGTTTCTTGTTCTTAAttctttgttttttcctttttattcctTGTTTAGTTCTTGAGGATTTCTTATCCTTTTTGTACCTCTCTTTTCCCTCTTAATAaacctttatttataataaaaaagaaaggcaaACAAAACAAATCAACAAATCAACAAATAATGTCAAGTTAGTTCACAACCTGAAAATCACAAACCAAGAGTGACATCCTGATTCATTTGAATATAAGCATGACCCAAAACCAGGATAATATTAATTTGACTCTGTATTTTATCGTTGATGACAGTTTCTATTGTGAATGCTGTCATCAATTGACCGAGCTCTGTAATAAGGTTATTTTATGCACAAAATCCTACTGCATAAACTACAGGATGTTGGGTGTTTGATGTGTCATTTATTGGGTTCCATTTTCTTTATCTTATGTCATTCCAATGATGAGTTCCTTGTTTTACTGTAATATTGTATGCTTATTAATTTGCTTAAATTTATTACTGATTTATTGTTGATGGGCTGTGTCTTTATCAAAAAGAATCTAATCAAGTCATTCATTGTGCGAACTGCCGGACAACACTCATGTATCCTTATGGAGCTTCCTCAGTCAAATGTGCAATTTGTTGCTATATTACTAATATCAGTGTAAGTATACAATTCATTAATTGTATGATTAATGTATTGCGTATTCACTTTCTATTTTTGCAAATGCTTCAGaactattgaaattaaattgacATGAGTTTTGACACATGATTTGGGGTTCATTTTGTTGTAAATTTTGGTGGCTTTCTGTTGCAATGTGAATCAGAATCCTTATGTGATAAATTTGCAGCTAGAAATTTTTGGTTGATTGGATTTGTAAAGTAATAAGAGTGCAGTTATTTGACtaatttggaattttaaaattgaagattTAAATCTCATATATCCTCTTATCACTGAAAATTGTTTAGAGAACCCAGAAGCTCTAGTTAAATTTATTGTTCAAGCTCCAAAACATCTTTCCTACCTAGGGGCTGTTATCTGATTCAACATTGGACACATGTTGGGATTTCTGCGCCTTTTACATGTTATAAATGACATGAAAATCTtgaaatttgatgcaaatgtTTTGCATTTTATGTAACTTTTCTGATCTGAGTTTTTCTACCATTTAATGGCTTCTGCTTCTCCTTCTGTAGATGACCAATGGAAGGCTTTCAATTCCTGTACAGAGACCAAATGGAACAGCCAACTCTGGAACAGTATCTTCAACTTCATCGGTATggttttctccttttctttttgatgatTCTGTTAGACGTATTGTTGCATTCTTGTGATGATATCTAATACATGATTTTACTACTTGCAGTCAATGCCTTATTCTCAGAGCCAAACTGTCGTAGTAGAAAATCCTATGTCTGTTGATTCGAGTGGGAAATTGGTAATTACTATTGCTTTTCCTTTTTGGCTAGTTTTGGATGCATATTTGACTTAAGTATGTTTTTAGTCAATGAAAATAAGACgtcttttttttaatccctaCTTAAAGTTTATTCATCTTTAATTCTTATGTATGACCACTTTTTAATCCCTTGTTGGTGGCTGAAAGcacctttttatttataatttttaagaattaaactaaataatttaaatagactaattataaaaaagtgtgtttaggaactaaaaatatactTTAGCTTATAAACTTTTTACTATATTTCACTAATTTTTCTGTGATTCTTTAGCAAAGTAAGATTTTCTCACTTGTAAGAATTTGATGTCACAGGTGAGGAATGTCGTTGTGGGCGTTACAACAGATAAGAAATGATACTTGCCACATGAAAATGTTACACAAGTGTAAAGGGAACATCATTTGACTCGTCAACTGCTGGTGCTTGAAAATATTGTTCGTGTATATGAAATTGCAGCTTATAagttaaagatatttttgttcTAAATGAGATTTAGACTGATTTAATTTACATATATGTATACGAGGACCAGTGGAAAGGGCACACAACTTGTCATTTATTGAATTGCCAAGGTCCTCTTTTTGCTGCAGTTGTATCACAGGGTTTTTCGCATCTCGAATTACAAGTCCTAGATGCACATTTGATTCCTCTTCTTTGGTGACTTGATTTTATTATGCAAGCATATAACCTGATAAGGTGCCTAGAGTCAACTGGCGCAGAAATTCAAATGTGTACACGCACTAAATCAAATATCAAAGGATTAGTTATTGTAATTTTCGTCCAATTTTGTGTAACATGTTCCAATGTGTACAGGGATCACACCTCAAATCCTTATTTGTGACCCAAAACTTGGACACAATGAAGTACCCACCTATCTAAGTAGCTTATTGATAAACACATACACATTTACAAATTCCCAACTGATCAATGGTAATTATAAGGGGTGCCAATAGTACAATCTCTCCATTgctatatagtatatataataaatgt
It contains:
- the LOC100776644 gene encoding protein LSD1, encoding MRSQLVCNGCRSILVYPRGATNVCCALCNTITSVPPPGMDMSQLYCGGCTTLLMYTRGATSVRCSCCHTINLVPESNQVIHCANCRTTLMYPYGASSVKCAICCYITNISMTNGRLSIPVQRPNGTANSGTVSSTSSSMPYSQSQTVVVENPMSVDSSGKLVRNVVVGVTTDKK